CGTGTCGGCAAAAAGGCGCTCCACGCTGTCGCCATCGTTGGCGTAGTTCTTGGCGGCATTGATCCCCCCCTGGGCTGCCACCGAATGGGCCCGGCGGGGACTGTCGTGGAAGGTGACCAGCTGCACCTGGTAGCCCTGTTCGGCCAGGGTGGCCGCCGCCGCTGATCCGGCCAGGCCACTGCCAACCACCAGGATCCGCAATTTGCGCTTGCGCAGCGGACTGATCAGGGGCAGGCCAGCCCGGGTGCGGCGCCAGGCCGTGGCCAGGGGGCCATCGGGAATGCGGGGATCGGGCAGGCCACTCATCCCAGCCACCCCGCGGCCCTTCCGCTTAGCAACACCGGCACCAGGGCGAAACCACCACCCACCAGCAGGGCCACCAGCCTCGATCCGAGGCGAATCGCCTGGGCATTAGCGGGATCCAGCAGGCCCAGGCTGCGGTGGGCCGCTTCGCCGCCATGGAAGAGGTGAAACCCCGCCGCCAATCCGGCCAGGCCATAAAGCAGCAGGCTCCAGGGGGTACTGAGCACCTCGAGCAGCCTGGCCAACTCCAGGCCTGCCGGCGGCCTGGGCCAACGCAGCTGCCAGAGGTGCACCGCCATGAACAGCAGCAGAATCCCAGCGCTAAGGGGCAGGCTGCGGGCCGCCAGGGCGCCCCAGCCATCGGGCCGCCGACTGACCAACTGGGCACGGTTGCCCGCCCGACGGTTGGCCATCACCTTCACGGCCGTCAGCGTTAGGTGGCCCAATAGGGCAGCCGTCAGCAGGCCCTCTGCGGGCAGCAACCAGGGGCTTTGGTGCAGCGAGGTGGCATAGGCCTCAAATGCCGTCGGTTGCAGCAGGGCCAGGCTTACCCCGGCCAGATGTAGCAATAAAAACAGCACCAGGAACAACCCCGAGCGGGCAATCCAAGGCGCAACAGCTGATGGGATCACTACAAATCGAGCTATCAAGCTGGAGCCAGATAGCCATTATCGCCTAACTTCCTGGCCATGACAGGCAATCTTCAAGCCATCGGCTTTCTATTCAGCTGGGTGCTGGGCTGGGGCATTGGCGGCTCCTTGATCGATGCCGGCCTGATCAACGCCGGGATCTATTCCCTGGAAACCGGCCAGCTCGGCACCCTCACCACCTTCGTGATCTGGACGCTGGCTTGGGGCGCCGGCGGCTTCGCCCTCTATCGCCGCTTCACGGGTGGCAGCGACACCACACCAGAATAGTTCAAATGAACTAGCGTCGGTTTGCGTTGGTGCTGGGCAGCGGTGTGAACGACGGGGTGGACCGAGAGGGTGAAGAAGCAATGGGCATTGACCTGAACCAGGAATTGGTGCGCCACCGACAGGCCACCGTGCTGCTGCGGGTCAGCGGTGATTCGATGCAGGGGGCCGGCATCCGTAGCGGCGACTGGCTGCTCGTAGACAGGGCCCTGGCCGCCCACCACGGCCACATCGTGGTGGCCCTACTGGCAGATGGTTTCACCTTGAAACGCCTGGTCCAAAGGGGCGAAAACTGGCTGCTGGTGGCCGCCAATCCCGCCTATCGAGATCTCCCCCTGACGGGCCGCGATGACGCACGGCTCTGGGGCGTCGCGACCCAGCGCATCCACAGTTTCTGAGGTTGGGATGGAGCCAAATCACCGCGGGCCCAGGCCAGTTGCCGTAGCCCTGATCGATGGCAACAACTTTTACGCCTCCTGTGAAGCAGTGGTTGACCCCAGCGTGCTGGGAAGGCCCTTGGTGGTGCTTTCCAACAACGATGGCTGCATTGTTTCCCGCAGTCGCGAAGCCCGCTCCCTGGGCATCGCCATGGGGGTTCCCTACTTCCAAGTGAAGCGGAGTCTCGAGTGCCAGGGCGTATTGGTGCGCAGCTCCAACTACGCCCTCTACGCCGACATGAGCCAGCGGCTGATGGCCACCCTGGAGCGGTGGGTGGAGGAGCTGGAGATCTATTCGATCGATGAGGCCTTCGGCCAACTGCACCGCCCCCAGGGCGATGGTGATCTCAGCCAATGGGCCCTGCAGCTGCGCCATGCGGTGCAATGCCAACTCGGCCTACCGGTGGCGGTGGGGGTGGCCTCCACCAAGGTGCTGGCCAAGCTGGCCAACAAGCTCGCCAAGGGGAACCAGGTCCACGGAGGAATCCTTGACCTTGGGGCCATCGACGATCCCGACCCCTATCTAGAGGCGGTAGCCATCGAAGACGTGTGGGGGATCGGCCGCAAACTCTCTCGCTGGTGCCGGTTGAGGGGCGTTGCCGACGCCAGGGCCCTGCGCGACATGGCCAGCGGCGAATTACGGCACAAATGTGGGGTAGTGGGGCTGCGTCTGCAACAGGAGCTGCGGGGCGTGGCCTGTCTGCCACTCACGGTGCTGCCAGCCGCCAAAAGGGAAACCTGCGTGAGCCGCAGCTTTGGCCAGCCAATCCGCGAGCTGGGCCAGCTCAGGGAGGCGATCGCCACCTACCTGGCCCGGGCGGCAGAGAAGTTGCGCCAGCAACGCCAATGCACCGGCATGGTCACGGTGTTTGTACGCAGTAGCCCGTTCAATGGCACGAGCTTCTATAGCCGGGCTGCCACGGTGGGCCTGGCCGTGCCCAGCAACGACACCGCCGTGTTGCTGGCGGCAGCGCTGCCCCTGGCCGAGCAGCTCTTCCACCCCCACAAACCGCTGCAAAAAGCTGGGGTGCTGATGCAGCAGCTGGTGGGAGATGGGTTGTTGCAGCACCACCTGCTGGTCTCCTTATCGCCTGAACAACAACGCAAACGGGAGGTTTTGATGGCCACGGTCGATGGCCTTAACCACCGCTATGGCCAGGGATCGGTGCAATGGGCGGCCTGTGGTCTCAACGCCCCCTGGCGCATGGGCCGATCCCGCCTTTCCAGGGCTGCCACCACCAAGCTCGAGGCCATTCCCACCGCCAGGGCCTAGCTGGATAGGGGGCTCAAGCGAGGGCCTGCTCGATCATCTCTGCGGTCACAGGGATGGTCTCCAACTCATCGGCGTTGTCTAGAAAAGCCTCAAAGGATTCATAACGCCTGATGCAGGGGGAAGCACCCGGGGCAGCGCAGGCTTCAGCCCAGGTGCCAGCCTCAGGCTTGACGGCCAAGTAGCCAGCAAGGGCTTCCTCAAGATCGCCGCCATCGCCGATGCCTTCTCCGTGCCAGAGCACCTCAAAAAAGGCCACAATTAAAGCTGATCAATAGAACCAAATGGTAGCCAGCAACGGGCGTTAAACCGCCCGCAGAAATACGGTTCTCCGTGCCCAGCGACACATCCCAAGCGCATAGATCGCGGTCAAGCTGGTGCTGTTGAAGTTGATATCCATGCGCGACGTTGTTTTTGATTTACACAGTGAGGAGCCGGGTCAGCTGAGGGCCTCCGCCCAGTTAATGGCTTCCACCCAGTTAATTGTGGCTGCCACATATCCCAGGATTGAAATCGAAGCGGCATCCCTCGAAGAACTGCAGGAAGAAGCCCGCGATGCCCTGATGCACCAACTGGGTGCCGCTTCAAACGCCTACAGGGTGCGACTAAACCGCAAAAGTCACTCGCCCCGCAGGTCGCCAGCCGCAGCCTGCACCACCTCTGCATAGCCGGCCCGGCGTCGGGCATCCAATTCCTCGAGGTAACGCCGTTCTTTGTAATAGAGCTCCTGAAAGCGCAGGGCGTCGCCATTTAGCTCTGCAAAGAGTCCTTCGATGCGGTTCTCCATGTCGCTCACCGGTGCCAGGCCGGATGGGGCTGCATGGGCCTCCTGCTTCTCGGTTTCCAGTAGCCGGGCGATGCAGCGCTCCAGGGTTTCCAAGCGCTGGCTGCTCCAGGCATCAAGCAGGTGGCGACATCGTTTCAGGCTGCGCTGGCGCTCTAAGGCCGCCGTGGCCCCCCGCAACTGCAGCAGGGGCTGGCTCAAGGCCATGCGCTGCAGCTCATTGGGTTCCAAAAGGGGCGTCAGACGGCTGAGCAGGGCGCTCTGCTCCACCAGCAATTGGTCGCTGAGCAGGTTGGGGAGATCCAGGTCCGCCAGCTCGTCACCGGGATCGCCACCCCGGTTGATCGCCTCAATGCGACCTGGGCCAAGGTTGTCCTCCTCAAGGCCACTGATCGCCGCCCAGAGCAAGCGGTGGTGCTGGAGGGCAAAATCCTCCACATCCCGTTGGCGCAATTCCCGGCGAATCGCAGGGCGATGGCTGGGGCAGTGCAAATAAAGCCGGAGCAGTTCAGCTTCAGCCCGCTCCCGCAGGCCGGCTTCTCCAGGCTGTTCCCATTTTTGAGAGCGGCCATGCCACCTCTGGCCCTTGACCTGTTGACGCAGGTCATCTTCGAGCTGCAGGGCCATGCGGGCCTGGCCGCCGGATAGGCGTTCCGCCACCCGCTGCAGGTAGTGGCTGCGAACGGCGCTCTGGGGCAGCTTGCCAAGCAGCACCACCAAGCTGGATACGGCCTGCTGAAACTGATCGGCCTTAGCCAAATCACGATCGGCCAGCACCTGCTCGATCTGCCAATCCAGCCACAGCGGCGCCTGATCCAGTAGGGAGCGGTAATCACCAGCGCCGTGGTCCTTGAGGAATTCATCGGGATCCTTTCCCGATGGCAAATGGAGCACCCTCAGCTCCAATTGGCCCTGTAAGGCCAGCTGTTCCACCTCGCCAATGGCCCGCTGGGCCGCCCGCACCCCGGCCCCATCACTGTCGAAATTGAGGATCAGCCTTCGACCTTCGCAGCAACGGCAGAGCTGGGTGATCTGCTGGCTACTGAGGGCAGTGCCCAGGGAGGCCACGGCATTGGTAATGCCGGCGGCGTGCAGGGCAATCACATCGAAATAGCCCTCCACCACCACGGCCCGATCGTCCTTGCGAATCGCACTGGCGGCCCGTTCCAGGCCGAATAGGTTCTTACCCTTTTCAAATACCTCGGTCTCGGGGGAATTGAGGTATTTAGGCTCACCGCCATCGAGGCTGCGGCCGCCAAAACCAATCACCCGGCCCTGGCGGTCCCTGATCGGCACCATCACCCGGTGCCGAAAACGGTCGTAAAAACCCTGGCTGGTCTCACCGGAGCGGGCCTTACGGGGCACCGCCAGACCCGCCGCCTCCAGGAGCTCAGGTCCCAAGCTGTGCACCTGCTGCAGATGGTTGAGCAGGCCATCCCACTGGTCGGGGGCGTAGCCCAACTCAAAGGCCTCCAGGGTTGCTTCGCTCAGACCTCGGGCCTCCCGCAGGTAGGCCAGGGCACCGGCCCCCTCCGGACTGCGCAGCTGGCCCCGAAACCAACCTGCCGCCAGGGTCAGAACCCTGTGCAGCTGCTCCCGTCGGGAGAGTTGCTTGCGCAGCCGTTCCTGCTGGGGGCCATCGAGGGTTTCGATCGGCAGTTGGTACTTGCGGGCCAGCTCCAGCACCACGTCGCTGAAGCTGTTGCGCTGAAGCTCCATCAAAAACTTGATGGAGTTGCCGCCGGCACCACAGGAAAAGCAGTAGTAGAACTGCTTGGCCGGAGAAACCGTCATTGACGGTGAGGTGTCGTCGTGGAAGGGGCAAATCCCGACGTACTCCCGTCCCTTTTTCTTGAGCACCACGTGCTCGCCCACCACATCAACGATGTCAGCACGTTCCTTGACGGCCTCAATCGTGCGGGGGTGGAGACGGGGCAAGCTCAAAGGCGATCAACCAAGCGAGGCAGGCCCGGATTCTGACCGGCGTCGCCTGGCCATGCTGCACATGGTGGCCAGCGCCTTCAGCTTCAGCCTGATGAGCCTCTGCGTAAAACAAGTGGGCACGCGAATTCCGGCGGCGGAAGTGGTGCTTGCCCGCAGCCTGTTGAGTGTGGTGTTGAGCTGGTGGTTGCTAAAGCGGGCGGCCATATCGCCCTGGGGAAATCGCAGGGGCCTGCTGGTTTGGCGCGGATGCGTAGGTACGGGAGCGCTGTTGTGCGTTTACAGCGCCCTTGCCAGCCTGCCCCTGGCCTCTGCCACGGTTTTGCAGTACCTCTATCCGACCTTTACGGGGGTGCTGGCCTGGGTGGGTCTTCGGGAACACCTCAGCAAGCGGTTGGTGGCGGCCATTGCCATCGGCTGGCTGGGCGTGCTGATAGTGGCCCAGCCGGCGACCCTGTTTGGCGGCTCCATGCCCCTACCGCTCATACCGGTTTTAGTTGGCATCTGTGGCGCCCTCCTAACGGCCATTGCCTACGTGAGCGTGCGCTCCCTGGCCAACACCGAGCACCCTCTTGTGGTGGTGTTCTATTTCCCCCTGGTTGCCCTGCCGATGAGCATCCCGCTGGTCTGGCTGGATCCGGTTCTGCCCACCCCTGTGGAGCTGATCTGGCTGGTGGGAGTAGGCCTTTTCACCCAGATCGGCCAGGTGTACCTGACCCGCGGAATCATGGCCCTGCCGGCGGCCAGGGCCACCGCCATCAGCTACGTGCAAGTAATTTTTGCTGGCCTATGGGGCTGGATCGTGTTTGGGGAAACAATCAACCGGTGGACCATCACCGGCGCGCTGCTGGTGATGGCTGCCACCCTGATCAGCCTGAGCAGTCCCCACCGCCCCGCCAACGGCGAACTCAAACCGGCAGGGGATCGGTGATCCATTGCTGGTTGCCTTTGTTTGGGCTGTCAGTTTCGGGAGTTAGGGGATCCTGATCGCCACGGGGTCGGGCCAAACGCCAGCTCTGGCCGCGCTCACCCCGCTGCAGATAAATCTCGAAGGGGCTATCAACCCGCACGGGGTCGCCGGGAAGGCGCCAATCAAATTGGCCCTCCACCCGCACGCCCCGGCCAGCACCGATGGCCAGGCCCTGCCGTTGCTCGACCCTTACCCGGCTCACCTCTGGGCTGCCAGGGGGTTTCACCTGAAGCGCTTCGGAAATATCGGCCTGGGTCAGTTCTATCTGGAGCTTCAAAGCGCTCTGCACCACTGCAGTTGGCGGCTGGGAGCGACCATCGCAGCCAGCCAAACCCAGGGCCAGCCCGAGGTAGAGCAGCCATGCCACCACAACGGCCAGGAGCCGGGCCTGGGGGCTGGAGCGCTGGGCAGGATCGGCTACGGAGTGCAGCATGGGGAGCCATTCACTGCTCCCATGATCGGCTGGCTGCAAGGCGAACTGGCTGATCCGTGGCAGCTCGACAAGCGTTACGGGCTCCAACTGCGCTGCCAAGGGGTGGGCTACGACGTGCTGATCACCCAGAGGCAGTGGCTGAAATTGCCCCCAGCGGGAACAAACCTCAGCCTCCATATCCACCCCTCAATCCGGGAAGACGCCTGGACCCTATTTGGATTTGGCGAACGCCACGAGCGGGATTTATTTCGCGAACTAGTAGCCGTAAGTGGGGTTGGCCCACAGATGGCCATGGGCCTCTTGGGAACCCTGGAGCCGGCTGTCCTGATCAAGGCAATCGTCCATGCCGACCTGCGCCAGTTGACCCAGGCGCCTGGGGTCGGCAAGCGCACGGCCGAGCGACTCGCGGTGGAGCTGCGCACAAAACTGCAACAGAGATATGCGGCATCACTCGATCCCTCGGGGCCTGAAGGCTTCGGCGGCGAGGCAGAAATTAGCGACGGTTCGGGCCCGGAGGGGAGCGATCGCGAGGCAGTGCAAATAACCCTGGGCGCCCTGGGCTACGAGGTGCTGGAAATCCACCGCGCCATCAGGGCCGTGGCGGGCATGGGCCTAACGGAAGCCCCGACTGCCGATGATTGGATTCGCGAATGCCTGCGCTGGCTTTCTCGCGAAGTGGCTTGACCGCTGGACGTTAAGATGTTGCATTGCACCGTAGGTTCCCGAAACGGGGCCCAGCCTGCGTTTTCTTTCCCAGCCCATGCCGCTCACCATCACCCAAAAGCAGGAACTGATCAACGGCCACCAAACCCACGGCACCGACACGGGTTCGGTCGAGGTTCAGGTGGCCATGCTCAGCGAGCGGGTAACCCAGTTGACTGGCCATCTGCAGAAGAACAAGCACGACTTCTCCTCCCGCCAGGGGCTGCTCAAGATGATTGGCCGCCGCAAGCGCCTGCTCGGCTACCTGCGGGGCATCAGCCAGGAGCGCTACTCCAAGTTGATCAGCAAGCTGGGCATCCGCGGCTGATCCCTCCCCGGAGTTCTGGCAATGGCCGGCAAAGGCATGGCAGGTAAAGGCATCGGAGCTACTGGCACCGGTGCCAGTAAGTCGGCACCAAAAACAAGTAAGGCACCCAAATCCCTTGGCCCTGCAAAGGCCAGGCGCCAGCCCGGTATTCCCGATGCAGTGGCGAATCGCATGGCTAGACGCATTGCCATCGCCACTGGCATCCCCACCTTGATGGGTATGGGGGTCTTTATCGGCAGTTACCTGCTGGTTACCCGCCAAATCGTTGAATTGTCCACAGGCGTAACCCTGACGGCATCGGGGGGATGTTTTTTGCTGGGTGTCCTTGGCCTCAGCTATGGAGTGCTCTCCGCCAGCTGGGAGGCCGAGCCAGGGACCCTTCTAGGAAGCGAACAAATCGGTGTGAACATCAGCCGAATCCGAGGCTCAATTCGGGCCATGAGAGATCCTTCAAGGCCCAATCCAGCTTCTATGCCGAAGCCAGAAGACCGCTAGGCCGCAACAAGTGGCGAAGTGATGCGGGCCTGGAAATCCGCCAAAGTGAGCGTGCTGAGGGCAGCGTTGACATCACCCACACAAAATTGAGGGCCAAGCCTGACAAAGCGGGTCTGATCCTCAAAACGCACTAGGGCGACGACCGGGACCCTTGACCCCACCTCATCCTGGGGGGGCCGGTGCTGGTGCAGGCATTCGCGCAGCCGGTGCTGAATGGCGATGTCAGCGGCCTGGTCTGCTGGTAGCTCCACCATCAGCAGCTGGAGGTCATCGATGCTGCGGCAGTCATCGACAATCAACTGAACCCGCTCATCGCGGCGGTCGACCGAGGCCCATACCAGCAGCCTGGAATCCACCATCAGGTGGTCGGCGAGACGGGCGTAGGACTTTGGAAACACCACGGCCTCGCAGCTGCCGGTGAGATCTTCTAGCTGTAAAACAGCCATGCGATCGCCCTTGCGGGTGGTGACCTGGCGAATCTCCGGCACCATCACCACTGCGCTGACCTTCGACTTATCCGCACATTCATCCAGGCTGCCCAGGGAAATCGGTGAAAGCAATTTCACCTGCTTGGCCAGCTGTTTGAGCGGGTGATCGGAGAGATAGAAGCCCACCAATTCCTTCTCGAGGCGCAACTTTTCAGTGGGGGGGTAATCACGAACCGGCGCCGCCTTGGGGGCAGTGCTCAGGTCGCCCACGACGCTGGTTGGGACGCCGGAATCGGGGCCAGAGCTCAGCAAATCAAACAGATTGCCCTGACCGCTCGCCCGGTCCTTGGCCCGCGAACTAGCCCAATCAACCACCAAATCCAAATCGGCCATCAATTGGGCACGATTCGCACCAGGCTCAAGGCTGTCGAGGGCACCGGAGTGAATTAAGGCCTCCAGGGCCCGACGGTTTAATTGCTGGCCAGGGATGCGATCACAAAGTTCTGCCAGGCACACAAAGGGGCCATCCGTCTGGCGGGCCTCAATCAGCTGGCGAATCGCCCCATCGCCCAAATTGCGCACGGCAGAAAGGCCAAAGAGAATTCGATCACCGACCGGGGTGAAGTCGATGCCGGAAGCATTCACATCCGGGGGCAACACCTCAATACCCATGGCATTGCAGTTTGCGATATAACGCTGAACCTTGTCACTGGCGCCCGCATTTACCGTGAGTAGGGCGGCCATGTAGGCCACTGGATAGTGGGCCTTTAGGTATGCGGTCTGATAGGTGACGGCACCGTAGGCAGTGGAGTGACTTTTGTTAAAACAATATTCTGCGAACAGAACCATTTGCTCAAAAAGTGACTCTGCCACCTGGGAATCCACACCCCTTGCCGTAGCCCCGTCAACAAAGAGGCTCTGGTGTTTTTCCATCTCACTTTTCTTCTTCTTACCCATGGCCCGGCGCAAGAGATCCGCCTCGCCTAGGGAATAGCCAGCCAGGTCCTGGGCGATCCTCATGATCTGCTCTTGGTAGACCATGATTCCGTAGGTCTCTTGAAGAATTGGCTCCAACTTTGCGTGGGCAAATTCAATGCGCTCGCGGCCGTGCTTGCGGTTGATAAATTTGGGAATCAGACCCGCATCCAAGGGGCCAGGGCGGTAGAGAGCCAAAATCGAAGAGATATCTTCGAGAGATGAGGGCTTGAGATCGCGCACGATCTGGCGCATGCCACTCGATTCCAACTGGAAAATACCCTCCAGATCACCCCTCGCCAAAAGCGCATAGGTGCCTTCATCGTTTAGGGGAAGGGCATCAGGATCAACCCTTAAACCACTACTTTGCTCAACCAAATCGACTGTTTTGTCGATCATGGTGAGGTTTTTAAGGCCCAAAAAGTCCATTTTCAACAGGCCCATCGACTCCACATCTTCCATGAAGTATTGGGTGATCACCTGACCGTCGTTGTTGCGCTGGAGGGGCACCAGTTCATCTAGGGGCTCGGCTGCAATAACCACACCGGCTGCATGGACCCCGAAGGTCTTGTTGGTGCCCTCGATGCGCATGGCCATGTCAACCCAGCGGGTTACCTGGGGATCAGATTCATACTTTTCACGGAATTCAGGCGCAGGAGATTCTGCACCAATCATCTCCTTAAGTTTGGCGGGCTTACCGCGTACAACGGGAATCAACTTGGCAAGCCTGTCGGCGTCGCCATAGGGAATATCCAACACCCGCGCCACATCCTTGAGCACCGCCTTCGATGTCATCCGGTTAAAGGTGATAATCTGGGCCACCTTTTTTTCGCCGTAGCGCTGGGTGACATAGTCGATAACCTCACCCCGCCGCTCGATACAGAAATCCGTATCAATATCAGGCATGGACTTGCGTTCCGGATTCAGGAAGCGCTCAAACAACAAACCATTCAGCACCGGATCGATGTTGGTAATGCCCAGGGCATAGGCCACCAGTGAACCGGCAGCAGATCCCCGGCCAGGGCCCACGGGGATGCCACTTTCGCGGGCAAAGCGAATGTAATCCCAAACCACAAGGAAATAGGTGGGAAATCCCATCTGCTCCATCACCTGCAATTCAAATTGCAGGCGGCCGCCATAGGTAGTGTCAAAGGGCTGATCAGCTGCCAAACCCAGGCGATCACGAAGACCTAGCTCGGTAACCTCAGCTAGGTAACTAACCGGGGTGTGGCCGTCCGGAATTGGGAAATGGGGCATCTGGTAGCGACCAAGGATATCGTATTGCTCTACTTTTTCAGCCACCCTGACCGTATTTGAAACCGCCTCTGCCACCACTTCTGGCTCGAGGTGATCACCAAATAGGGCCAACATTTGGGCCCCATCCTTGATGTATTCGGTGCCGGTATAACGCAACCTTTTCTCATCGCTAATCAGTTTGCCCGTGAGCACACACAACAGGGCGTCGTGGGCCTCCACATCATTGGCACTGAGGTAGTGGGCATCATTGGTGGCCACCAGGGAGATACCAAGTTCAGCCCCAATCTTGGCGATCTCCACGTTGACAATTCGATCCTCAAGCCCGCCATGGTCTTGGATTTCTAGGTAGAAATCATTGCCAAACACATCCCGATACCAACTAGCCACCTCCCTAGCCACATCGGGCCTTCCCCTCAGGATTGCCTGGGGAATCTCACCACCGAGGCAGGCCGTGGACACAATTAGCCCTTCGCTGTATTGCTGAAGCAGTTGCTTGTCGATACAGGCCCGCGAAAAGATGCCCCTGCCACGCATGCCCCGCAGGTGGCTGATGCTGGTGAGCTTCACCAAATTGCGGTAGCCCTTGGCATTCTTAGCAAGAACCACCAGGTGGTAACGCCGCTCTTTTTTTTGCTGGGGATCATCGATGGAGCCATTGATGACATACATCTCATTGCCGATGATCGGCTTGATGCCCGCCTTTGTGCAGAGCTTCAGCAGCTCAATGGCGCCGTACATCACGCCATGGTCCGTGAGGGCGAGGGCGGGCATGCCCAGGGCCACCGCGCGATCGACCATGGCCGGCAACTGGCTGGCCCCATCCAGCAGGCTGTAATCGCTGTGGTTGTGGAGGGGGACGAACGCCAAGGCGCAAGCTGCAAGTCGGTTGGGCACCAGGCTAAGGGGGCGACCCAATATCCAGTGTGCAAGCTGGCAAATCTGCTAAAAGCACGCCAGTGGTGGGGTCAGGCTCGCTTTGGGGCTAGGGCACCAGGGCAGCCTTGGGCCGTTGTGCCATCACCTTGGCCGCCAGCTCGTATTGGTGGGCAACCTGCAAAAGGCGCGGCTCCTCCAGCACTCCGGTGATCAGCTGCAAACCGATGGGCAGTCCCTGGGAATCAAAGCCACAGGGCAGGCTGATGGCCGGCAGCCCAGCCATGTTCGCGGGGATGGTGAGTAGGTCTGCCAGGTACATGGCGAGGGGGTCCTCGCTGTGGGCGCCAAAGCCAAAGGCGGTGGTGGGGGAGGTGGGGGTGAGCAACACATCAACAGCAGTGAAGGCTCGATCAAAATCCCGACGAATCAGGGTGCGCACCTGTTGGGCCTTCTTGTAATAGGCATCGACATAGCCGGCTGAGAGGGCGTAGGTGCCAATCAAAATGCGGCGCTGAACCTCATCTCCGAAGCCCTCGGCGCGGCTGAGGGCTGTCATTTCCGCCAAACTCTGGGCCTCGGCAGTTCGGTAGCCGTATTTGACCCCGTCATATCTGGCCAGGTTGGCGGAGGCCTCAGACGGGGCAATCACGTAGTAAGTCGCAATCCCATCGTTGAAACGGGGGCAGCTGACATCAACCAGCTCACAGCCCAGGCTTTGCAACTGGTCGGCGGCAGCCAGCACGGAGGCCTTCACCTGGGGATCTAGCCCCTCTGCTTCGAAGCATTCCCGCACCAGCCCAACCCTCAGGCCCGAAACCGGCGTCTCCAGGCCAGCCGTGTAATCGGGGACCGGCGCCTTCAAGCAGGTGGAGTCACGGGGATCTTCCCCAGCAATCACCTGGAGTAGCTCGGCCGCATCGGCTACGGAGTGGCTGAAGGGGCCCACCTGGTCGAGGGAACTGGCGAAGGCCACCAGCCCGTAACGGCTTACCCGGCCATAGGTGGGCTTGAGGCCCACAACACCGCAGAAGGCCGCTGGTTGACGGATCGATCCCCCGGTGTCGGAGCCCAGGGCCCCCATACATTCGCCGGCGGCTACGGCTGCGGCGCTACCGCCCG
This genomic interval from Cyanobium sp. WAJ14-Wanaka contains the following:
- a CDS encoding DNA polymerase III subunit alpha, which codes for MAFVPLHNHSDYSLLDGASQLPAMVDRAVALGMPALALTDHGVMYGAIELLKLCTKAGIKPIIGNEMYVINGSIDDPQQKKERRYHLVVLAKNAKGYRNLVKLTSISHLRGMRGRGIFSRACIDKQLLQQYSEGLIVSTACLGGEIPQAILRGRPDVAREVASWYRDVFGNDFYLEIQDHGGLEDRIVNVEIAKIGAELGISLVATNDAHYLSANDVEAHDALLCVLTGKLISDEKRLRYTGTEYIKDGAQMLALFGDHLEPEVVAEAVSNTVRVAEKVEQYDILGRYQMPHFPIPDGHTPVSYLAEVTELGLRDRLGLAADQPFDTTYGGRLQFELQVMEQMGFPTYFLVVWDYIRFARESGIPVGPGRGSAAGSLVAYALGITNIDPVLNGLLFERFLNPERKSMPDIDTDFCIERRGEVIDYVTQRYGEKKVAQIITFNRMTSKAVLKDVARVLDIPYGDADRLAKLIPVVRGKPAKLKEMIGAESPAPEFREKYESDPQVTRWVDMAMRIEGTNKTFGVHAAGVVIAAEPLDELVPLQRNNDGQVITQYFMEDVESMGLLKMDFLGLKNLTMIDKTVDLVEQSSGLRVDPDALPLNDEGTYALLARGDLEGIFQLESSGMRQIVRDLKPSSLEDISSILALYRPGPLDAGLIPKFINRKHGRERIEFAHAKLEPILQETYGIMVYQEQIMRIAQDLAGYSLGEADLLRRAMGKKKKSEMEKHQSLFVDGATARGVDSQVAESLFEQMVLFAEYCFNKSHSTAYGAVTYQTAYLKAHYPVAYMAALLTVNAGASDKVQRYIANCNAMGIEVLPPDVNASGIDFTPVGDRILFGLSAVRNLGDGAIRQLIEARQTDGPFVCLAELCDRIPGQQLNRRALEALIHSGALDSLEPGANRAQLMADLDLVVDWASSRAKDRASGQGNLFDLLSSGPDSGVPTSVVGDLSTAPKAAPVRDYPPTEKLRLEKELVGFYLSDHPLKQLAKQVKLLSPISLGSLDECADKSKVSAVVMVPEIRQVTTRKGDRMAVLQLEDLTGSCEAVVFPKSYARLADHLMVDSRLLVWASVDRRDERVQLIVDDCRSIDDLQLLMVELPADQAADIAIQHRLRECLHQHRPPQDEVGSRVPVVALVRFEDQTRFVRLGPQFCVGDVNAALSTLTLADFQARITSPLVAA
- the gatA gene encoding Asp-tRNA(Asn)/Glu-tRNA(Gln) amidotransferase subunit GatA, with amino-acid sequence MGIAEWRQQLAKGEVSARELTDQYLARIESVDPTVHAFLEVTAERARADADRIDGARSAGESLPPLAGIPLAIKDNLCTQGIRTTCSSRMLEHFVAPYESTVTERLWRSGAVLLGKTNLDEFAMGSSTETSAFGPSRNPWNPEKVPGGSSGGSAAAVAAGECMGALGSDTGGSIRQPAAFCGVVGLKPTYGRVSRYGLVAFASSLDQVGPFSHSVADAAELLQVIAGEDPRDSTCLKAPVPDYTAGLETPVSGLRVGLVRECFEAEGLDPQVKASVLAAADQLQSLGCELVDVSCPRFNDGIATYYVIAPSEASANLARYDGVKYGYRTAEAQSLAEMTALSRAEGFGDEVQRRILIGTYALSAGYVDAYYKKAQQVRTLIRRDFDRAFTAVDVLLTPTSPTTAFGFGAHSEDPLAMYLADLLTIPANMAGLPAISLPCGFDSQGLPIGLQLITGVLEEPRLLQVAHQYELAAKVMAQRPKAALVP